A region of Domibacillus sp. DTU_2020_1001157_1_SI_ALB_TIR_016 DNA encodes the following proteins:
- a CDS encoding GntR family transcriptional regulator, producing MKSKVAQSQTLQNHVYEYLHDQIVSGNIPPGQRIVEEKISQETGVSRSPIREAIRRLNSDGLVSVSPRGGVRVYRASFSDFKYLYECRLSLEPTAAYYAALRMNDKQRDCLSNVVDEMNLMVEKKDLEKLKSISSQFHSLIVEASENPYLVKMMNQLNSLISFYRNAVLNIPLRIEEGAIEHQAIWQAIQTQDGKAAEELMRVHIQRDYQFYTSMYSSAKEDKY from the coding sequence TTGAAATCAAAGGTAGCTCAGTCTCAAACTCTTCAAAATCATGTGTATGAGTATTTACACGACCAAATTGTAAGCGGAAACATACCGCCTGGCCAGCGAATTGTAGAAGAGAAAATTTCTCAGGAAACGGGTGTCAGCAGAAGTCCAATTCGGGAGGCAATTCGCCGGCTAAACAGTGATGGATTGGTTTCCGTAAGTCCGAGAGGCGGAGTAAGAGTGTATCGCGCAAGTTTTTCAGATTTTAAATATCTTTACGAATGCCGGTTAAGTTTGGAACCTACTGCGGCATATTATGCTGCCTTACGCATGAATGATAAACAGCGTGATTGTTTGTCAAATGTAGTAGATGAAATGAATCTAATGGTTGAGAAAAAAGATCTTGAAAAGTTAAAAAGCATAAGCAGTCAATTTCATTCCCTCATTGTAGAGGCGAGTGAAAACCCATATTTAGTGAAAATGATGAATCAGCTGAATTCATTAATTTCTTTTTATCGAAATGCTGTGTTAAACATCCCTCTGCGCATAGAGGAAGGTGCTATAGAACACCAGGCGATATGGCAGGCAATTCAAACTCAGGATGGAAAAGCAGCTGAGGAGTTAATGAGAGTGCATATTCAGCGTGATTATCAGTTTTATACCTCCATGTATTCGAGTGCTAAAGAGGATAAATATTAA
- a CDS encoding citrate:proton symporter, whose protein sequence is MLSILGFAMIFTFLFLIMTKRISPFIGLTIVPIVYGLLGGFGPELGELMMEGILGVAPTAVLLLFAIMYFGIMLDTGLFDPLTSKIIQLAKGDPLKIIVGTAVLAGLIGFDGDGSTTMMIVVTAFLPLYKKLGISPVILASITIMQIGITTLVPWGGPAGRVASVLKLDPTQLYLQMLPGMLISLLYVIGVAYFIGLKERARCKKENIDFISMQTAKIKDAAIESATIENIPSADSSLKRPKLIWINFLLSTVIMVAIVLEWLPAAVLFIMGTALGLLINYPVINDQRERLAAHAPNALAVVCMVLAAGIFSGIFKGTPISESMAQSLVAIIPTDLGAFMGLITAVVSAPALFLIGPDGFYFGILPVLAETAAAYGIDTLALGTASLYGTSFGIMGPLVASVYLLTHITGISLSDLHKHAAKWSVGILLIYIIVGVFQGTISL, encoded by the coding sequence ATGTTGTCTATTTTGGGGTTTGCCATGATTTTCACCTTTTTGTTTCTAATTATGACAAAGCGTATTTCACCATTTATCGGCTTAACCATTGTGCCTATTGTGTATGGATTGTTAGGGGGCTTTGGTCCAGAGCTAGGAGAATTAATGATGGAAGGAATCTTGGGTGTAGCGCCTACCGCGGTTCTCCTGCTGTTTGCTATTATGTATTTTGGCATCATGCTGGATACGGGATTGTTTGACCCCTTGACATCAAAGATCATCCAGTTGGCCAAAGGTGACCCTCTGAAAATCATTGTTGGAACTGCTGTGCTAGCCGGGCTAATTGGATTTGACGGCGATGGATCTACCACAATGATGATCGTTGTGACCGCATTTCTTCCATTATATAAGAAGCTCGGCATCAGCCCGGTTATTCTGGCTTCGATTACAATCATGCAAATTGGAATTACCACGCTAGTTCCATGGGGCGGTCCTGCGGGCAGGGTAGCGAGCGTATTAAAGCTTGACCCGACTCAACTATATCTTCAAATGCTGCCAGGAATGCTGATTAGTTTGCTATATGTTATTGGAGTTGCCTATTTTATCGGCTTAAAAGAACGTGCCCGGTGCAAAAAGGAAAACATTGACTTTATTTCGATGCAGACAGCTAAAATCAAAGATGCAGCGATCGAAAGTGCAACAATCGAAAACATTCCTTCTGCAGATTCGAGTTTAAAGCGTCCAAAGTTAATTTGGATCAATTTCCTTTTATCTACAGTTATTATGGTCGCCATTGTACTGGAATGGCTGCCGGCGGCTGTTCTCTTTATTATGGGTACAGCACTTGGTCTATTGATTAATTATCCAGTTATCAATGATCAGCGGGAGCGATTGGCAGCTCACGCACCAAATGCACTGGCGGTTGTCTGTATGGTACTTGCTGCCGGGATTTTCTCAGGGATTTTTAAAGGCACCCCCATTTCTGAGTCAATGGCTCAATCATTGGTAGCAATTATTCCAACAGACCTCGGCGCCTTTATGGGACTAATTACTGCCGTGGTCAGTGCTCCTGCGCTCTTTTTGATCGGTCCTGACGGATTTTATTTCGGTATTTTGCCAGTACTGGCTGAAACGGCTGCTGCATACGGGATCGATACTCTGGCACTCGGAACCGCCTCTTTATATGGAACATCATTTGGTATTATGGGCCCGCTCGTCGCATCGGTTTATTTATTAACTCACATAACAGGGATCAGTCTGTCAGACCTTCATAAACATGCTGCTAAATGGTCTGTAGGGATTCTACTGATTTATATCATTGTAGGGGTATTTCAAGGAACCATTTCTTTATAA
- a CDS encoding gamma carbonic anhydrase family protein → MLYKFKGYHPNIHPSAYIAPGTQLIGNIELQEETSVWFNAVLRGDNEKITIGKGSNVQDGAVVHVDPGYPVNVGEHVTIGHNVVLHGCTVEDGALIGMGATILNGAVIGEGALIAAGALVPEGKVIEPGVLAAGVPAKVIRKLTPENIERAKEGALQYVKNGIRYKEKDIIEKENVLK, encoded by the coding sequence ATGCTGTATAAGTTTAAAGGGTACCACCCGAATATACACCCAAGTGCATATATAGCTCCGGGAACTCAGTTAATTGGAAACATAGAGCTTCAGGAGGAAACATCCGTATGGTTCAATGCTGTGTTAAGAGGGGATAATGAGAAAATTACAATTGGAAAAGGATCCAATGTTCAAGATGGGGCTGTTGTTCACGTTGATCCAGGCTATCCAGTTAATGTGGGTGAACATGTTACCATAGGGCACAATGTGGTCTTACATGGATGTACAGTGGAAGATGGCGCACTGATTGGCATGGGTGCAACGATTTTAAATGGAGCTGTCATCGGAGAAGGAGCTTTAATCGCTGCGGGTGCACTTGTTCCAGAAGGGAAAGTAATTGAACCTGGCGTTTTAGCAGCTGGAGTTCCTGCCAAAGTAATTCGAAAACTGACACCGGAAAATATAGAACGTGCTAAAGAAGGAGCTCTTCAGTACGTAAAAAATGGGATAAGGTATAAAGAGAAGGACATCATCGAAAAAGAAAATGTTCTCAAATAA
- a CDS encoding CoA transferase → MKKPLEGIKVLELGNFVAAPFAGKIFGEFGAEVIKVEDPKNGDSLRNWRVMHKGTSLWWYVHARNKKSITLNLREEEGQEMVRELAKDADVIIENFRPGTLERWGIGYEDLKKINPSLIMTRISGYGQTGPYRDKVGFGSVAESMGGLRYLTGFPDRPPVRVGLAVGDSIAGLYAVNGTLMALRARDMDPLKRGQCVDVALTESVFSLLEGVLPEYDMKGIVRERTGATLEGIAPSNTYLCADGKYIVIAANSDSIFKRFAVAIGRPDFAENPIYLNNQGRAENAEYLDQVIEEWTKRHTQKEVQSILDAAGVPVGPIYSIEDIVNDEQFQARDMLQTVTLPDGEQVLVPGIVPKLSETPGSIEWIGPELGQHNEEVIGQKLTQPK, encoded by the coding sequence GTGAAAAAACCATTAGAAGGCATTAAAGTACTAGAATTGGGGAACTTTGTAGCAGCTCCATTTGCAGGAAAGATTTTTGGGGAATTTGGTGCGGAAGTTATTAAAGTAGAGGATCCGAAGAACGGGGACTCTCTGCGCAACTGGCGTGTTATGCACAAAGGGACTTCACTATGGTGGTATGTACATGCACGAAATAAAAAATCAATTACGCTTAACCTTCGCGAAGAAGAAGGGCAGGAAATGGTCCGGGAGCTAGCAAAAGATGCAGATGTTATTATTGAAAATTTTCGTCCAGGCACGCTCGAAAGATGGGGAATTGGCTATGAAGACTTAAAGAAAATAAATCCAAGCCTCATTATGACTCGGATTTCTGGATACGGCCAGACAGGGCCTTATCGTGACAAAGTAGGTTTTGGAAGCGTTGCTGAATCCATGGGCGGTCTCCGCTACCTGACAGGATTCCCTGATCGTCCGCCAGTCCGTGTCGGATTAGCCGTTGGAGATTCAATTGCAGGTCTGTATGCGGTGAATGGCACCTTAATGGCATTGAGAGCTAGAGATATGGATCCCTTAAAAAGAGGACAGTGTGTAGATGTCGCCTTGACAGAGTCTGTTTTTTCTTTATTGGAGGGTGTTCTGCCGGAGTATGACATGAAAGGGATTGTGCGAGAACGGACGGGTGCTACATTGGAAGGTATCGCCCCATCTAACACGTATTTATGCGCTGATGGAAAGTATATTGTCATTGCGGCAAACAGTGACAGTATCTTTAAGCGGTTCGCAGTGGCGATTGGACGTCCCGACTTTGCTGAAAACCCAATTTATTTAAACAATCAGGGACGGGCCGAAAATGCAGAATACTTAGACCAGGTAATTGAAGAATGGACAAAGCGCCATACACAAAAAGAAGTACAAAGTATTCTTGATGCAGCTGGAGTGCCGGTAGGTCCTATCTACAGCATTGAAGATATCGTGAATGATGAGCAATTTCAAGCGCGGGATATGTTGCAAACTGTGACATTGCCTGATGGAGAGCAGGTGCTCGTTCCTGGGATTGTGCCAAAACTATCTGAAACGCCGGGCAGCATTGAATGGATTGGCCCCGAATTAGGACAGCATAACGAAGAAGTCATTGGTCAAAAATTAACTCAGCCTAAATAG
- a CDS encoding homogentisate 1,2-dioxygenase: MTHYVKMGRIPHKRHTQFRQEDGSLYYEQLMGTKGFSSIQSLIYHINQPTQVKKAVKIRDVKYEFEEKDALKHRHFRTWNTEAGGDFLEARKIFMANDDVALGLARPSRQMDYFYRNGEGDELLFVHEGTGKIESIFGELSFGPGDYLVIPIGTTYRVVLESEEARFFILESNSSIVPPKRYRNEFGQLLEHSPFCERDFRTPEKLEPKDEKGEFEIRVRAQGMITSYTYDFHPLDAVGWDGYLFPYAFSIHDFEPITGRVHQPPPVHQTFEAHNYVVCSFVPRMYDYHPEAIPAPYVHSNVESDEVLYYVDGDFMSRRGVEQGSITLHPSGLPHGPHPGKIEGSIGKKETQELAVMVDTFRPLYIVKDAHAIEDKEYMDSWLVK, encoded by the coding sequence ATGACACACTATGTTAAAATGGGCCGCATTCCTCATAAGCGACACACCCAATTTCGCCAGGAAGATGGCAGCCTTTACTATGAACAGTTAATGGGCACAAAAGGTTTTTCAAGCATCCAGTCTCTTATTTATCATATTAACCAGCCGACACAGGTAAAAAAAGCAGTAAAGATTCGCGATGTGAAATATGAATTTGAAGAAAAGGATGCCCTAAAACACCGGCATTTCCGTACTTGGAATACGGAAGCAGGCGGCGATTTTCTTGAAGCGCGGAAAATTTTCATGGCAAATGATGACGTAGCACTCGGCTTGGCACGGCCTAGCCGCCAGATGGATTATTTTTACCGGAACGGGGAAGGTGACGAGCTGCTGTTTGTTCATGAAGGAACAGGCAAAATTGAAAGCATCTTTGGCGAACTGAGTTTTGGACCTGGCGATTACCTCGTCATTCCAATTGGCACAACCTATCGTGTCGTTTTAGAATCAGAAGAAGCCCGCTTCTTTATTCTGGAGTCTAACTCATCAATTGTACCGCCAAAACGCTACCGCAATGAATTTGGTCAGCTGTTGGAGCACTCTCCTTTTTGCGAACGCGACTTCCGGACACCAGAAAAACTGGAACCAAAAGATGAAAAAGGAGAATTTGAAATACGGGTGCGCGCACAAGGTATGATTACATCCTATACGTACGATTTTCATCCACTTGATGCGGTAGGATGGGATGGCTATCTCTTCCCTTATGCGTTCAGCATTCATGATTTTGAACCAATCACAGGGCGTGTTCATCAGCCGCCTCCCGTACACCAGACATTCGAAGCGCACAATTATGTTGTATGTTCATTCGTACCGCGCATGTATGATTATCATCCGGAAGCCATCCCGGCTCCTTATGTACACAGCAATGTTGAAAGCGATGAGGTATTGTATTACGTAGACGGCGACTTTATGAGCCGCCGCGGAGTAGAACAAGGCTCCATTACGCTGCATCCAAGCGGCCTGCCGCACGGCCCTCACCCGGGCAAGATTGAAGGAAGCATTGGCAAGAAAGAAACACAGGAACTGGCTGTCATGGTTGATACATTCCGTCCGCTGTATATTGTAAAGGACGCCCATGCAATCGAAGATAAAGAATATATGGACAGCTGGCTAGTAAAATAA
- the fahA gene encoding fumarylacetoacetase, which yields MNYSFIETIPDSHFPIQNLPYGIFQPIGKEPRAGTAIGDYVLDLSVMDEAGFLNGTGAEGKDIFSSSSLNQFMALGRPVWSAVRKKLQYLLDADTPDLRDNEEIRSQAFYLMRDVEMLLPANIGDYTDFYASREHATNVGTMFRGKDHALMPNWTHLPIGYHGRASSIVPSGTAVRRPLGQRKPPNEENPVFGPSVQLDFELEMGWFIGSGNRLGEPIPVNQAENHVFGLVLVNDWSARDIQAWEYQPLGPFLAKNFATSISPWVVPLEALEPFRASGPEQEPKPFPYLQQAKDGAFNINLEVHLQPENTEEATKITNTNFSYMYWSIAQQVAHHTITGCNIRPGDMHASGTISGPERAERGSLLELSWRGAEPVQLNGGGQRSWIEDGDQLTITGWCQGDGYRIGFGSVTGKVLPALSEAEILNAENVKV from the coding sequence ATGAACTATTCCTTTATAGAAACCATACCAGATTCACATTTTCCCATTCAGAACTTGCCATACGGCATTTTTCAGCCCATAGGAAAAGAACCGCGTGCGGGTACAGCAATCGGTGATTATGTTCTTGATTTATCTGTAATGGATGAAGCTGGATTTTTAAATGGGACAGGTGCAGAAGGAAAAGATATTTTTTCATCCTCTTCACTCAATCAATTTATGGCCCTCGGCCGCCCTGTCTGGAGCGCAGTGCGAAAAAAACTTCAATATCTTTTAGACGCTGACACACCTGACTTACGTGATAATGAAGAAATTCGCTCACAAGCGTTTTACTTAATGAGAGATGTAGAAATGCTTCTTCCAGCAAACATTGGGGACTATACCGACTTTTACGCTTCAAGAGAACATGCAACCAATGTAGGTACCATGTTTAGAGGAAAAGATCATGCACTGATGCCAAACTGGACACACCTGCCAATTGGCTACCACGGCCGCGCCAGTTCTATCGTTCCCAGCGGAACTGCGGTACGCCGTCCTCTAGGACAGCGCAAGCCGCCAAATGAAGAAAATCCTGTTTTTGGACCGTCTGTACAGCTTGATTTCGAGCTGGAAATGGGCTGGTTTATCGGTTCCGGCAACCGTCTAGGAGAACCAATTCCTGTTAACCAGGCGGAAAATCATGTTTTCGGGCTTGTTCTTGTGAATGACTGGAGCGCCCGGGATATTCAAGCGTGGGAATATCAGCCTCTTGGTCCCTTTCTCGCTAAAAACTTTGCCACCTCTATCTCGCCTTGGGTGGTGCCGCTAGAAGCACTGGAACCTTTTCGTGCATCAGGGCCCGAACAAGAACCAAAGCCGTTCCCATACTTACAGCAAGCAAAAGATGGGGCCTTTAATATTAATCTTGAAGTTCATTTACAGCCAGAAAATACAGAGGAAGCCACAAAAATTACAAACACCAACTTCAGCTACATGTACTGGTCGATCGCTCAGCAGGTAGCTCACCACACGATTACAGGGTGCAATATTCGTCCTGGTGACATGCACGCTTCTGGTACCATCAGCGGTCCAGAACGTGCCGAACGCGGCAGCCTGCTCGAACTTTCCTGGCGTGGTGCTGAACCAGTTCAGCTTAATGGCGGCGGTCAAAGAAGCTGGATTGAAGATGGTGATCAATTGACGATCACGGGCTGGTGCCAGGGAGATGGCTACCGGATTGGTTTTGGCAGCGTCACTGGCAAGGTTTTGCCGGCTCTTTCAGAAGCAGAAATTTTAAATGCCGAGAATGTAAAAGTATAA
- a CDS encoding hydroxymethylglutaryl-CoA lyase: protein MIFPEKLKIRDVTLRDGLQNEPVFVETDQKINKIKSLIEAGFDRLEVTSFVHPKWVPAMQDADELGQNLPMSPGVEYEALVPNKRGLDRFLKSKIHNALFFLSASTEHNQANLNKTTDQSLEEIKELIHETNKEGRKTIGAISTAFVCPFAGVVPYSEVERVAEHLVNHGINELGLGDTIGKATPRQVYEYCSRLAEKFPDVPIGLHLHDTYGYGLANVMAGIQAGVHLVDVAQAGLGGCPYAPGSPGNIQASRVVAFLEQQNIKTGLDLEQLKKLDIEFPQLLSSAQVLTKTV, encoded by the coding sequence ATGATTTTTCCAGAAAAACTTAAAATTCGTGATGTCACATTGAGAGATGGGTTACAAAACGAACCTGTATTTGTAGAAACTGATCAAAAGATCAATAAAATAAAAAGTTTAATTGAGGCAGGGTTTGACCGCTTGGAAGTAACATCGTTTGTTCATCCAAAATGGGTTCCTGCTATGCAAGATGCCGATGAACTAGGGCAGAACTTGCCAATGTCTCCTGGAGTAGAATATGAAGCACTCGTTCCAAATAAAAGGGGATTAGACAGGTTTCTAAAGTCAAAAATCCACAATGCACTTTTTTTCCTTTCTGCTAGTACAGAGCATAACCAGGCAAATTTGAATAAAACGACAGACCAATCCTTAGAAGAAATAAAAGAGTTAATCCATGAAACCAACAAAGAAGGCAGAAAAACAATTGGTGCCATTTCGACTGCGTTTGTTTGTCCATTTGCCGGAGTTGTACCGTACTCAGAAGTGGAAAGAGTGGCGGAGCATCTAGTCAATCATGGCATTAATGAGTTAGGTTTGGGAGATACAATTGGCAAAGCAACACCAAGGCAGGTATACGAATACTGCAGCCGTTTGGCAGAGAAATTCCCGGATGTTCCGATTGGCCTTCATTTGCATGACACGTATGGATATGGCCTGGCAAATGTTATGGCTGGAATACAAGCAGGTGTCCATCTAGTTGATGTGGCGCAAGCTGGGCTGGGAGGATGTCCATATGCTCCGGGGTCTCCTGGAAATATTCAGGCAAGTCGTGTTGTAGCATTTTTAGAACAGCAAAATATTAAAACTGGTTTAGATTTGGAACAGTTAAAGAAATTAGATATTGAATTCCCTCAATTGTTAAGCAGCGCACAAGTTTTAACCAAAACAGTGTAA
- a CDS encoding DUF1450 domain-containing protein: MEINVKFCPCNFEDELEATKEKLMKRSDLEVIEERCLLYCGQCLMEPFALVNGENIVADDPDELYEKIDQHVAGLKQEEAVQS, encoded by the coding sequence ATGGAAATTAACGTCAAGTTCTGTCCTTGCAATTTTGAGGATGAATTAGAAGCGACTAAAGAAAAATTAATGAAGCGCAGCGACCTGGAGGTTATTGAGGAAAGATGCTTGTTGTACTGTGGGCAATGCTTAATGGAACCATTTGCGCTTGTAAATGGTGAAAACATTGTTGCCGATGATCCAGATGAACTTTATGAAAAAATCGACCAGCATGTGGCCGGGCTTAAACAGGAAGAAGCGGTACAATCATAA
- a CDS encoding MFS transporter, which translates to MKKWKRPDQYLVFICTSIFMSSIAGSRPLVPLYANDLGASHAEIGVIVALFSFLPLFLSIKSGKIIDRIGIKIPIAVSILFGSASMILLSVFTNILGLYVSQVFSGLSQLIFVLAIQAYAGQFLKRKLREHYITLLSIGIAFGSFIGPLIGGFLSDIYSYTYAFLLLGAILFLLLPASFLFKKEKSFLDKPKMQTENSFNLVRISNLRKAIMVSSVILLARETYTAFFPLLAADKGISNAAIGVIIALNAGAGILIHNILPWLSHLFKRNLVMTVSIIISGLIYLFHPLTDNVIGLSLLSFILGFFTGIGQPLSIFMTIESLPSIRMAEGLGLRLMFNKLTQIIGPLSLGAISSSLGMSGVFYLCGALIMVGSMSTHQKKTDRAATSINQSNSKQ; encoded by the coding sequence ATGAAAAAATGGAAAAGGCCTGACCAATATCTCGTTTTTATCTGTACCAGCATATTTATGAGCAGCATTGCGGGGAGCCGTCCTCTTGTTCCCCTGTATGCAAATGATCTAGGTGCCAGTCATGCTGAAATCGGTGTTATCGTGGCGTTGTTTTCTTTTCTGCCGCTATTTTTATCTATTAAGTCAGGAAAAATTATAGATCGGATTGGGATAAAAATTCCGATAGCTGTCAGTATTCTCTTTGGGAGTGCCTCCATGATCCTGCTTTCTGTGTTTACCAATATTTTAGGCTTATACGTCTCCCAAGTATTTTCCGGCCTTTCGCAATTAATATTTGTTCTCGCTATTCAGGCTTATGCAGGTCAGTTTTTAAAAAGAAAGCTTCGTGAACATTACATTACTTTATTAAGTATTGGAATTGCATTTGGGAGTTTTATAGGACCTTTAATTGGAGGCTTTCTATCGGATATTTACAGCTACACCTATGCTTTTCTTTTGCTGGGTGCTATTCTCTTTCTTTTATTGCCGGCCTCTTTTTTGTTCAAAAAAGAAAAATCGTTTTTAGATAAACCGAAGATGCAAACGGAAAACTCTTTCAATTTGGTGCGTATATCTAATTTGCGCAAAGCGATTATGGTAAGTTCCGTGATTTTACTTGCGCGTGAAACATACACAGCTTTTTTTCCATTGCTGGCAGCAGATAAAGGAATTTCAAACGCTGCTATTGGGGTCATTATCGCATTGAATGCAGGGGCAGGTATACTAATTCATAATATTTTGCCGTGGCTTTCTCATCTTTTTAAAAGAAATCTAGTTATGACAGTATCTATCATCATTTCAGGTTTAATATACTTGTTCCACCCTTTAACAGACAACGTAATCGGGCTTAGTCTTTTATCTTTTATCCTTGGCTTTTTTACAGGGATTGGACAGCCGCTGTCTATTTTTATGACCATAGAATCTTTGCCAAGCATAAGAATGGCAGAGGGGCTTGGCTTGCGGCTGATGTTTAACAAATTAACACAAATTATCGGACCTTTATCGTTGGGGGCAATCTCCAGTTCATTAGGTATGTCGGGTGTATTTTATTTATGCGGTGCCCTTATTATGGTCGGTTCTATGAGCACCCATCAAAAAAAGACAGATAGAGCCGCAACTAGCATTAATCAATCTAACAGCAAGCAGTGA
- the hppD gene encoding 4-hydroxyphenylpyruvate dioxygenase yields the protein MAEKMVAAPKAKKEELFPVKNVHYVEIYTGNAKQAAYYYAKAFGFKLVAYRGLETGSRDRVSYVMEQGAIRLVLTGSLSDQTDISTFTKLHGEGVKDIALLVKDLEKTYKGAIERGGIAIREPWVEEDENGKVRKAILGTYGDTIHTLVEPIDYKGVFMPGYEARKDIFNAQSSGLIGVDHLVGNVEVMEEWTAYYESVFGFTVLKHFDDEDISTEYSALMSKVMMNGTGRIKFPINEPAEGKRKSQIQEYLDYYNGPGVQHLALLTNDIISTVAALRENGVEFLQTPDTYYEDLANRVGDIDEDVKRLQELNILVDRDDEGYLLQIFTKPLVDRPTMFIEIIQRKGALGFGDGNFKALFESIEREQELRGNI from the coding sequence ATGGCAGAAAAAATGGTTGCAGCACCTAAAGCGAAAAAAGAAGAATTATTTCCAGTAAAAAATGTTCATTACGTCGAAATTTATACCGGCAATGCAAAACAAGCAGCTTATTATTACGCAAAAGCATTTGGCTTTAAACTTGTAGCTTACAGAGGATTAGAAACTGGATCGCGCGATCGTGTTTCTTACGTTATGGAACAAGGTGCCATTCGATTAGTGTTAACAGGTTCTCTATCTGATCAAACTGACATATCAACTTTTACTAAACTTCATGGTGAAGGTGTAAAAGATATCGCCCTTCTTGTAAAAGATTTAGAAAAAACATATAAGGGAGCCATTGAACGCGGCGGCATCGCCATTCGTGAACCATGGGTAGAAGAAGATGAAAATGGAAAAGTGAGAAAAGCGATTTTAGGCACATACGGAGATACCATCCATACACTTGTTGAACCGATTGATTATAAAGGCGTTTTTATGCCAGGCTATGAAGCACGCAAAGATATTTTCAATGCCCAGTCTTCAGGCTTGATCGGCGTTGATCATCTTGTTGGCAACGTAGAAGTAATGGAAGAATGGACGGCTTATTATGAAAGCGTATTCGGATTTACGGTTCTTAAACATTTTGATGATGAAGACATTTCAACTGAATATTCTGCTCTGATGTCTAAAGTGATGATGAATGGAACAGGCCGCATCAAATTCCCAATCAATGAGCCGGCAGAAGGAAAACGCAAATCGCAAATTCAAGAGTATTTAGACTACTACAATGGACCAGGAGTGCAGCATCTTGCCCTTTTGACAAATGACATCATTAGCACGGTAGCTGCTTTAAGAGAAAACGGTGTTGAATTTTTGCAGACGCCTGATACCTACTACGAAGACCTTGCTAATCGTGTAGGCGATATCGACGAAGATGTAAAGCGTTTACAAGAGCTGAATATTCTTGTTGACCGTGATGATGAAGGCTATTTGCTTCAGATTTTCACAAAGCCTCTCGTAGACCGCCCTACTATGTTTATTGAAATCATTCAGCGTAAAGGTGCGCTTGGATTCGGAGATGGGAATTTTAAAGCACTGTTTGAATCTATTGAACGTGAGCAGGAACTCCGCGGAAACATCTAA